Genomic window (Sulfurimonas sp.):
CACATTTCAACCTTTGATTTTTTTTATTGTATTTTTCATAATTTTTAGTGAAAATACAACTATTTATTTAAAGAACAGTATAGCACAAAGAACTATTAATTTTAATATTCAAGGAACACTTAAAAGATACCATAAAATTGAAAATATAGCTAATTTCATGACAAATCATCTTTTACATTTATTTTATGTCTTTATATGCTGAAACTAGTTGTTTTGATTTAAAAGTATGATTCCGACGGTGTAAAATATTGTGAGAATATAAAGTAATTTATTAGTTTAATTAAAAAGTATATATCATTTTGATAAAATGACTTATATTTTAAATAGTGGAGATTAAAATGCAAACATTAACAGTAAATATACAAAATGATACTTTAGTTGAAAAAGTTGTTTGGTTATTGGAACATTTCAAAAATGATGGATTAGAAATTACTTCAAGAGAAGATATTGAAGATTTAAAGCTTTTAAAATCTACAAAAAAAGAAGAAACTGTATCTTTTGAAAATTATTTAAAAAATGAAGATTGAAATTAGAAAAAGTGCTATAAAAGATTTAAAGCATATTTCCCAGCCTTTTAAAGATAATATACATAATAAAATTTTAGAGTTAAAAGATTTTCCAAATATACAAAATATTAAAAAATTAACAAATTTTGAACCAGCATACAGATTAAGAGTTGGAAATTATAGAGTTTTATTTGATGTATTAGATGATATTATAACAATTGGTAGAGTTTTACATAGACAAAATAGTTATTGATTTGTACTTATTTTAAATTTAATATGAGTATAATTCTTTTTATGAAAAATACATTGATGCTATTTGTTATAATTATACTTTTTTTAGGGTGTGCGAAAGAAGAAAAATCAATATTTTCAAGCAGTAGCTTTGAAGAACTTCCAAGATGGCAAGATGAAAA
Coding sequences:
- a CDS encoding type II toxin-antitoxin system RelE/ParE family toxin, with the protein product MKIEIRKSAIKDLKHISQPFKDNIHNKILELKDFPNIQNIKKLTNFEPAYRLRVGNYRVLFDVLDDIITIGRVLHRQNSY